One window of the Cryptomeria japonica chromosome 7, Sugi_1.0, whole genome shotgun sequence genome contains the following:
- the LOC131035306 gene encoding signaling peptide TAXIMIN 2, with the protein MGECRPLGFLLGLPFALLSLVFAALGAVIWIIGTLLSCICPCCICFSGLANMAVGLLKLPLKVMRWFIHQIPC; encoded by the exons ATGGGGGAGTGCAGACCATTGGGATTCTTGTTGGGTCTTCCGTTTGCCTTGTTATCTCTCGTATTTGCTGCTCTTGGTGCCGTCATTTGGATCATAGG GACATTGTTGAGTTGTATATGCCCGTGCTGTATATGCTTTTCTGGACTGGCGAACATGGCAGTGGGGCTTTTAAAGCTTCCTCTCAAAGTCATGAGATGGTTCATTCATCAAATCCCCTGTTGA